The genomic window ATGGCGCACGAGATGGGGGCCGAATACCTGGAGCTTGCAAACACCCAGTACTACTCGTGGGCCTTCGTCAACCGCGACCAGTTGCTGCCCACGCACGAGCAGCTGCGCCATGCCGAAGAGGTGACCGATGCCTGGCGCAAGCGCCTGGGCGAGCGCATGCGCATCTTCTTCGTGGCACCCGACTACCACGAGGGCAAGGCCAAGAAGTGCGTCAACGGCTGGGGCAGCATGTTCCTTACCGTGGCGCCCGACGGCACCGCGCTGCCTTGCCACACCGCCAAGATGCTGCCGGGCCTGGAGTTTCCGAACGTGAAGGCGCACAGCGTGCGCGAGATCTGGTTCGACTCCGAAGGCTTCAACCGCTACCGCGGCACCGGCTGGATGAAGGAACCCTGCGCAAGCTGCGACCAGCGCGAGCAGGACCTGGGTGGCTGCCGCTGCCAGGCCTACCTGCTGGCGCAGGATGCGGCCGCGGCCGACCCGGTGTGCGCGAAGAGCCCGGACCACCACCGCGTGGTCGAGGCCGTGGAGCGTGCCGCTGCGCGCGACCCCGCGGCGCCGGTGGAGCACCCGCTGGTGTTTCGCGATCCGGCCAACTCACGCCGGCTTTCCGCAGCGCTCGTCACGCCGGACGCGTGAGGCCGCGCGGCTGAACGCTGCCGGCCATCTTCTTCTCCCGCCTCATCGGCTGGCGCTCGCGCACCCAGCCGAAATCCGGCGCAAATCGCCACGCGAGCAACAGCAGCGCGAGCAGGGCAGGAATCCAGCGCAGGTCCGCATCCGCAGGCAGGTACTGCGCATAGCGGCGGTCGAGCATCGCCGTTCTCAACGCATCGGGTGTCTGGAGGCGCCGGTAGTTCACACCCACGAGTTCGGCCAGCGATCGCAGGTGGTCTTGCCGCAGTTCGGAAAGATGCTCATTGTTCAGCGTGCCGCCGATGGCCGAGCCTTGCACCACTTCGTCCGCCCGCCAGTAGCCGGCGGGCTCGCCGGTGCTGCCGGTCTTGGGAATGGGCACCGGCACGTCGCCGCCCACGCCGATCAGCCATCCCTTCACATCGCCGGGCTTGATGTCCGTCATCGGTGGCGTTTCGTTGACGCGCAGCGGCGGCGACTCCTGCCCGTCGCTGATGAAGACAAAGCTGGTGTCGGGCCCCACGCTGCGGGCGCCCCGCACCGCCCAGGTCACGCCCTTGCTCACATTGCTGGCGTTGGCCCAGCGCATGCGGCCATCGATGCGTTCGAGCGAGGCCAGCAGCTCTTCGTAGTGGCTGCAGACCTCCACCGGCGCAAGAATCACCAGCGAGCGGTAGTCCGCAAAAATGCTCCAGCCCACTCTGGAGCCGCAAGGCAGCGCGCCCAGCACGTCACGCATCGCGGCTCTCGCCAGCGCAAGCCGGCTCGCGGCCACATGGTTCAGCTCGACATCCTCGACATTCATGCTCTGCGTGATGTCGAAGCTGACCTGCCAGCTGAAGACGGGGCGCTGCAACTGCACGCGCGGCGGCCAGACGGCCAGCGCCAGCAGCACCAGGGCGAGCAGCAACGGCCCGTTGCCCGTGCTGCCGCCGAAGCGCCGCAAAGCGGACAGCCATCGCGCGGGCAGCAAGCGCGGTCTCACGGCAGGTCTCCGGCGACGAAGCCCGGCACCCGGACCCGGCGCTGTTCGTGCGTCGGCTGCTGCTCGGCCGAAAAGGCTTCCTGGTCTTCGGGCGCGAGGCGCAGCGCACGCTCCAGGTTGTAGCGCGCGTCCCAGTCTTGCGGCGCGGCGCGCAGCAGGTCGCGCAGCCGCTGCTTGCCAAGTTCGAACAGCGGCAGTGCGCCGGCTTCTTGCGCCATGCCCTGGCGCAGGTACATGTTGCCCAGGTTGAACAACGCCTGCCGCGCCACGGGGTCGCGTTCTCCGCTCTGGATCAGCGCCGCATAGCCCTTGAGCGCGGCATCGTGGGCGCCGGCTTTCGAAAGGGCCAGCGCCTGCGCCAGCTGCAGTTCACGCGGGGCCGAAAGCGGGGCCGGCGCTGCGTCCTTGCCCGCGGGCATGGCGGCGATGCGGGCGATTTCGGCATTGAGGCCAGCCGTGCGGTGCAGGCGCAGCCCACGCTCGCAAACAACACCCACGCAGCACAGGCTCAGCACGCCAAACACCAGGTGAATCGTGCGCCGCTTCATGTGCTTTTTCGCCAGCTTTGCAGCTGCACCGAGCGGCACGCGAGCAGGCCCGCGCAGCACAGCATGGCCGCAAGATAGAAGGCCGCGCCGTGGTCGCGCCGCGGCACCCGTTCATGAATGGTCAGCGGAAAATTTTGCTGCCGGTCGATCTCGGCCATGGCGGCCGCCATGGCATTCGAATCGTCTACCTGGTAGAGCCGGTAGGGCGTGGCCAGCGTCTTGAAGAACTGGTGCAGCGCCAGCTCCTCGCCAAGACCGTAGGCCGATACCGTCTCGGTGTTGAGGTTGGGCGAGTTCGGGCCGCTGCGCACGTAGATCCAGTAGAGCCCGATCTTCTCGCGCGCGAGTCCGGCATGAATGCGCTCGCGCGTCGCCTCGTCGAGCTGCGCGCCGCCGTCAGAAACGATCAGGATCACGCGGCTGCCGGAATAGCTTCGGCCTTCGAATTCCTCGATGGCGGCGAGCAGCGCCACACCCATGCGTGTCTCGGGCAGGCCGCGGCCAATGGCGGTCGCTGCGAGCGCGGCTTGCACGGTGTCGGTCTTCTGGGTGAAGGGCACCACCGCAACCGGCACCGTGCTGAACGTCATGAAGGCAAAGCGGTTGTCGGGCCGCTTGGCAACGAACTCGCTCAGCAGGTCGCGCACCACCTTGGCCTTGGGCTCCTGCGACATGCGGCCCGCGGTCTGCAGGCCGTTGGTGTGCACCGTCGCGTCCATGCTGCTGCTGCGGTCCATGAGAATGAGCACCTCCGCGCCGCGCCCGGCACGCTCGACCACCGCGCCCGATTGGCCCGGCCCGGCAAGTCCCAGAACGGTGAAGGCCATGGCGCCGACCGCGAACGCACGCCACATGAAGCCGACAAGGCGGCCGACCCGGTCCGACGGCAGCCAGGCGACGTAGGAGAAGCCCAGCGTGTCGCTGCGCCTGCGCAAGAGCGGCAGCAGCGCGAGCGGCAGCAGGGCGAGCATCCAGGGCTGGGCAAGGTCGAAGCGCATGGCTCTGCTCCCGTCAATGCCGGTGGCGCTTTTCCGCGTCGCGCAGGGCCCGGCACAGCGGCCGGAGCGGGTAGGCACCCTCCGGCTGCGTGGCCGCGGCAACGCTCTCGGCAAAGAAGAAGCGCCGCGTCGATTCGCGATAGAACTCCTCCAGGCGTGGCTGCAGCGGGCGCAGGTACGGCGCCTCTGCCATGAGCTGCGGCAGGCTGGCGTGGTGAACCACGCGGCCGGCGCTCCGGTTGAGCGCGCGATGCAACACGCGCCAGGCTTCCGGGCTCGCGGGATCGCCGATCCGCTTCAGCTCGCGCCAGGCGTTTGCGAACGGAAGCTGCTGCGCTTCGCGCCGGTTTCGCCACGCCCACCAGCCGAGCCAGGCCACAAGCACGGCCAGCAGCGCAAGAACCGAGAACTTCAGCTGTTGGCCGAGCGCGTAGGTGGGAAGTGGCGCGACGGCGCGGTCCGGCCGCAGCGGCTGCAGATCGCCTTGCCCCGGCACTTCGAGAGGCGTCAGCGGGCCGATGCTGATAGGCCATGCGGGCAGCGCGAGCGGCACGCCCGATGTGGTCGCAATGTTGAGCGCCGGCAGCGAAACGGCGGTAAGCGCGCGCGGCGCGTTGATCACCTGGTAGTCGATGGCCAGCCAGCGCCGCCCCTCGGCATCGGTCTCGATGCGCGAGGGCCTGCGTTCGAGCCACAGGTCGATGCGCGCCGCGCTGGGCAGCGCGCCGGGCTGCAGAGTCCGGCCGGCCTGCTCGAGCAGCACGCGCTGCGTGAGAACGTCGCCGATCACATGCCCGAATGCGCGCGGCTGCTCGACCGTCGCGGCGCTTGCCGTTCCGGTCGCGATTGCTAGCACCAGCAGGGCTGCAAGGCGCCGGTTCATGCCGTCGTCTCCATGAAGTACCGCGTGAGCGCCTCGGCGTCGAAGCGTCCGTGCAGATGAAAAGGCGGCATGCCATGCGCGTTGAACAGCTCGGTGAGCTCCGCGCGCCGCGCCGCAACGGCATTGCGCCACCGCGTGCGCAGCGAATCGCGCATCCACAGGCTGCGCCGGCTTCCGGTTTCGGCATCGCTCAGGGCCACCAATGCACGTGCATCCGGCGGTTCGGTTTCGGCGGGGTCCCAGACCACCAATGGAACGATGCAGGCCGGCGCGAATTGCGGAAGCAGCTCGCCGAGCGCTGCAACAGGCCAGTGAAAATCGGAAGCGAGAAACACCAGCCCGCCCCGGCCGACCAGTCGCTCGGTGGCACGCCGCAGGCCGCCTGCTGTGCTGTCGGCGGATGGGGCTGCGCCCGGTGTCGCTCGGCATTCGCGCAGCATCTTCGCCATCAGGCTGCCGTTGCCGCGGCTGTGGCGCGCGGGCACGAACAGGTCTTCGCGCTCTCGCTGGTCGAAGGCCAGCAGGCCGACGGTGTCGCCGGCCCGAAAGGCGCTGTAGCCCAGCGCCTCGACCAGGTCGGCCACCACGTCGAGCTTTCGCCGCTCGGCGCCGAAATGCATCGACGCCGATACGTCCACCACGACATGCACGGGAATGGCGACGCGCAACCGATGGATGCGCACCAGCCAGTCGCCGCGGCCGTCGCGCACGCTGGCGCGCAGGTCGATGCGGCGCGGATCGGGATGGTCGAACAACCGCCGGTGCGCGGCAAATTCCTGCCCGCTGCCCTGGCTCAGGCCCCGCTGCGCACCGGGCCGCCAGCCGCCGAAGCGGCGCGGCAGCTGGTAGTGGAATTCGTCGACGCGGTCCATGGCGGGCTCGGTGGCGTCAAGGCGCGGCGATCTTGTCGATGATCTGCGTGACCAGCGCTTCCGACAGCTCGGCGCGCCGCAACTCGTACACCGGCGTAAAGAACACGCGGTGCCCAAGCACCGACGGCAGCACTGCCGCAAGATCCGCAGGCTCCAGGTGAGAGCGGCCTTCGAGCCACGCCACGGTGCGCGCGGCGCGCAGCAGCGCGCTCATGCCGCGCGGGCTTGCGCCGGCCAGGATCAGCCGGTCCATGTCCACGTTGTCCAGGCGTATGCCGAACTTCTGCGGTACCTCGGTGGCCTCCCACACGTCGAGCACATAGCGCTCGATGGTTTCGCTGGCGCGCACGCTGCGCTGCACTTCTGCGGCAATGGCGTTGAGCCGGTCCCACGGCAGGATGGCGGGCGCCACCTTGTCGATGAGCGCTTCGGTGTCGTGGTAGGCCGTGTCGAACACCAGCGACTGGCGGATGGCGCGGTCGCTCGGCTTGGGCATGTTCAGCTCGAACATGAAGCGGTCACGCGCCGCGGAGGCCAGCTCGAAAGTCTCTTCGCGCTCGACCTTGTTGCGGTCCGCAAACACCGTCATGTGCGGAAAGCTGTACTCGCGGTCGAAGGCCGACACGGTGCGCTCGGCCATGGCGCGCAGCAGCAGCGACTGCACCTGCGGCCGGGCCCGGTTGATTTCGTTGAAGAAGAAGGTGACCAGCCGCTCGCCGTGGCGCAGCAGCGGCCCGGGGTCGATGCGCGGCCGGCCTTGCGCATCGACATAGGTGTGATAGACCAGGTCGCCCGGCATCAGGTCGACCGTGCCCTCCACACGCTCGAAATCGCCGCCAATGGCGCGCGAGAAGGCGCGCAGCACCGTGGTCTTGCCGACGCCCACGTCGCCCTCGAGCAGCACGTGGCCGCGCGCGAACAGCGCCACGTTGATGAGGCGGATCGTCTCCGCCTGCCCGATCACCGCCTTGGCGACTTCGCTTTCCACGCGCAGCGCAAGGCGCCGCCAGTCTTCGAGTTGTTCCTGGGAGCCCATGGTGGTTCCATCGAAGCCCGCAGCGGCTACTTCGACTCCATCATCTTCTTCAGGTGGGCGAGCCCGCCGCGGTACACGCCGGTCACGGCCTTGAGCGCGGCCTCGTCGTTGAGCTCGGGCGGCGGATTGTTGTTGGGAAAGCCGCGGTAGAAGGCGCCGCGCCATTCGACGACCGACTTGCCGCCGTCCGCCACCACCGAGAGGGTGGAGGTGTAGTTGGTGACCGGCAGCGCGCCGCCGTCCTTGGCGCGGTAGCTGTATTTCTTTTGCGCGTCGTCGTAGCTTTCGAGCGTTTCGATCAGCGTGCCGCCGTCCTTGAGCTTGACGGTGCGAACCGAGCCTTCGGCGTTGCCCTTGTCGGCGGGGCTGTCGGCCACCGCCGGGTGCCACTCCTTCAGCGCATTGAAGTTCTTGACCTTGGCCCACACCGCGTCGGCGGGCGCCTCGATGGTGACTTTCTCGCTCACCTTCTGGCGTGTTGGCCCGTGGGCCTGGCTGGAGGCCGATGCGGCGAGCAGGGCGGATGCGAGCAGGACGGAGAGAGTTCTTCGGCTGAAAGGTTGAGTCGGCATGGAAAACGTCCGTGATGAAGGAGAAGAGAAAGGTCGGGCGGCAAAAAAATAGATTCAGGGCTCCATGGGCGCGCCGATGAAGGCACCGAACCCGCGGCTGTTCTGCCCCGTGGCAATGGTGCTGAGCTTCTGCCCGGTTGCGGCGTCCAGCACCTGCACGTTGTCGTCCATCCAGTTCACGACGTACACGCGGTCGCCATGCGCGGCAATGCCTTCGGGGTACGCAAAGCCGGGGAGGGTGCGCAGCACCTTCAGCGAAGCGGCGTCGATCACGCTCACGGTGTCTTCGTGCTGGTTGGTCACATACAGAAGCGCGCCGCCCTGCGCCAGCGCCGCGCCATAGGGCGCCTTGCCCGCTTTCACGGTGGCGACGACGGCCGGCCGGCGTGTGTCGCGCACATCGATCACCGTGACGTCGTTGCTCTGCACGTTGAGTGCATAGAGCCGTGCGCGCGGGGCGTCGTAGAGCAGCGCGAACGGATGGCTGCCGACGCGCACGCGCGCAGCCACCCGGCGTGCCGCGGTGTCGACCACCGCCACGCTGTCGTCGTCGCGCTCGGCCACGAACACGGTGGCGCCGTCCGAATGCGCGGCCACGCCCGCCGGCGCACGGCCGACGGCAATAGCGGCCAGGGGCTTCGAAGCCTTGGCAGCCAATGCATCGAACACCAATAGCCGGCTGCTGTACCAGTCGGCCGCATACAGGTGCTTTCCGTCGCCGGAGATGTCGATGCCCACGGGCCCGTCGCCCGCGGGCAGCGTGTTCACCACCTGCTGCCGGCGCATGTCGATGACCGAAATGGTCTTGCTGTCCGGGTTGGAGACGAAGGTGCGGCCGGCCCGGCTGGACGCGACCACGCCCGCCGGCGACTTCCCGACCGGAATGCTGGACACCACCCGTTGCGATGCAAGATCGATCACCGAGACGTCGTGGCTGCCCTGGTTGGTGATGTAGGCGAACGGCGCGGCCCCGGCCGAGGTGCAGAGCAGCAGGGCGGCAAGCATCAGGCGCGCAGGGGGTGCGGTGGCCGTCATGGCAGCTTGCCCAGGGTGGTGTGCCTCAGCGGGCGGTCGGCGGGCCGATGAAGCAGCCCTTGGTCACCTTGGCCTGCAGCGCCTTGTAGCGCTTGATGTCGGCCTGCAGTTTTTCCGAATCGCGGATGTAGCCGCCGCGCTCGCCGCCGATGGTGGTGGCCTTGGCCGCGGTGCTCAGCTGCACGTAGTCGTCGTACTTGATTTCCTTGGCAAGTGCGTCGAGCGCGCAAGAGCACTTGTTCGTCATCTCGAAATTGCCGGCGTCCGGATGAGCGGCAATGCACTCCTGCACGTACAGCACGCGGTCTACCGTGGGAAAGTCGTTGTTCGTGCGCGGAGCGCCGTGCACGGCCACCGGAAGGGCCAGGAGGCAAAGAATGCGGAGAATGTTTTTTGTCATGGCTTTCGCTGGAAATTCGGAAAAGCGGCGCTAGCGCGCTGGCGCCCTGGCACCGTCGATGAGCAGCTCTTCGACGAGCAGGGGTTGGGCTGCGGCGCTCTCGCCCGGTATGGAGGTGCGAATGCCGTACACGCCGCCCGGCACGGCATCGGACAGCGTGAAGCGGTAGCTCTTCTTCGCAAACCTTTCGTATTTCGGCCGGTTCGGGTCGTCCAGGAAGGGACTGAACGCAATCTCCTTTCCCTTGACCGTGCGGCCCTGGTAGCGCAGCGACACGTCGCGCACATCTGCGGCCTGGTAGATCGCCATGCGGATGCGCTTGCGAAAGTGATAGTCGGAGCCGCGCGTGAGCCGCTTCATCTCGCGCACGTCGTGCTCCAGAAAATAGAGGATCACCGGGTTGCCCTCGGCTGCGGGCACGTCGGGCACTTGCACCTTGCGCGCGTCGCTGAGAAACGCGCCCTTGGCGTCGCAGCATCGGCCGTCGGCCTTGGCGCTCAGCGCCACGGTCACGCTGTCGTCGAAGTTCTGCTCGAAGGTGCCGGTCTTGCCGAAGGTGTAGCGAAGCAGCATGGGCGCCTGCAGGCCCTTGAGCTGCGGCGTCATGAACAGCAGCCGCTCCGCCTGCGAGAAGTCGCGCTTGTCGGTCTCGGCGTGCGAGCCGATGGGCGCAAGGAGCAGGGCGCACAGCGAGGCACGGAGCGAGGTGCGCAGCGGGAAGGCAATGGCGAAGCGCATGAAAGACCCGATCAGTTGTTGGGCGCTCCGAAAGATGCATCGACCAGCGGGACACCGTACTCCTTCAGGATGGCCTGGATCTCTGGCGCCTTGGATTCGATCAGCCCCTCGATCTGCTGCTTCCACTCGCGTTCGCCGTAGCGCACGCCCATGGCCATCTGGTAGTCGAGCTTGAGGCCTTTTTCGGACTTCAGTGGCACCACGACAAGGTCGGGCGTCTTGACGCGCTTGGCGAAGAAGCCCGCAATCGGCCCCCATACGACCACGACGTCGAGCTTGCCTTCGGCCAGGTCCCGCTCGACGATCTCGCCCGGGTACTGGGCGGGATCGGCACTCATGAGCTTGTAGGGAATGCCTTGCTCCAGCAGGCCGTGCCGGTTGAGCCATTGCGAAGCCGGCGAACGGTCGTAGATGCCGATGCGCAGCGATTTGAGCTTGGCCGGATCGAGCTTCAGGAAGTCTTCCGCCGAAGCCACGTTGTCCATGCCCTTGCCCTTGGGAAACACCAGCGCATAGGTCGAGCGGTAGTACGGCTTGGTGACCGAAACCTCATCGAGCCCGACGGGCACGCCCATCACGATGTCGCACGGATAGTCTTGCCCCGGCAGCTTGTAGCGCAGCGTGTTGCGAAAGAAGGCCAGCCGCTGCGGAAACGAGTAGTAAGTGACCGGCAGCCCCAGGGTCTTGCCGAACAGCTCGGCGATGCGGTTCTCGATGCCTTCTCCCTTGTTGTTGGAGAAGGGCATGTTGTTCGGGTCCTGGCACACGCGCAGCGCCTTGCGCGGCGGCGTCTCCTGGGCCACGGCCACGGCCGGTACCAGCGCGCAGCAGCATGCCACGCCCGCCAGCGCCGCCCCGAGGCGAGCGCGGAAAGCAACGGGCCTGCCAGCGCGCGGCCGGGCGGTCATTTGTTTTCTTCCACGCGGGCGCGTGTAATCGCGCCGTCCGACCGGCCCTTCAGGTAGGCATAGAGCTGGTTGATGTTTTCCATCACCGCCGGGTTGTTGCCGAAGCTCTGCATGCCCTTGTCGAGCCGTCCGTCACGCACGACCTTGATGAACTCTTCTTTCTTCAGGGTCTTCAGGCTGTTGATGAGGGAAGGTCCCACCATGCCTTCCTGGTTGGGGCCGTGGCAACGGTCGCAGGCCGCGGAGCGCCAGGTACGGAAACCCTTCATGGTTTCGGGGTCGACCTTGTAGCCATCGGTCACCTTGTAGGGCGCCGGGTCCGGCGCTGCGACGGCCAGGGTGCAGGCCACGCCTGCAATCAGAAAAAGAGAAGACAGCAACGCTGACGTACGGAATTTCATGGCTCCAGGGTCTCCGATATTGTGGGAAATACAAGGGAGAGCCCTCTCGTGAGTGCGCTCTCCCGGCCCCGCGTTTCATTTCTCGCGGGTTGCGGTCTCGTCAGTTCTTCGGCAGCGCGAACACCGTCAGCGAACCACCGAGCTCGGTGTACTGGGCGAGTTCCTTGTAGCCGCCGACTGCGCCCAGACCTTCGGTGCTCTTCTCGGGATCGATGCCGGCTGCCATGCCGATGCCGGCCCAGCCGCCAATGCCCGAGAACACGCCGATGTACTGCTTGCCCTTGTGCTCATAGGTGAACACATTGCCGATGATGCCCGACGGCGTCTTGAACTTGAAGAGCTCCTTGTTGATGTCCTTGGCGTCCACGCACTTCAGGTAGCCCTCCAGCGTGCCGTAGCAGGAGATGCCGCCGGCGGTGTTCAGCGAGCCGCTCCACACCGAAAACTTCTCGGCCTTGGTCTGCACGATCTTGCCGGTGCCTGCGTCCCAGGTAATGAAGTTGCCCATGCCGCCATGGCTGCCCGGCGTGGGGTACATCGACAGCGTGGCGCCCACGTACGGCTGGCCCGCGGTGTATTCGACCTTGAACGGCTCGTAGTCCATGCAGACGTGGTTCGTCGGCACGTAGAAGAGCTTGGTGTTGGGATCGAAGGAGGCGGGTTGCTGGTCCTTGCTGCCGAGCGCCGCGGGGCAGACGCCCTTGGTGTTGACGTCCGCGCCGTTCTGCGCCGTGGAGTACTTGGCAACCACCTGCGGGCGGCCTGTCTTCATGTCCACGTGGGTGGCCCAGTTCACCTTGGGATCGTACTTCTCGGCCACCAGCAGCGCGCCGGTCACCCGGTCCAGCGTGTAGGCAAAGCCGTTGCGGTCGAAGTGCACCAGCGCCTTGGTCGGCTTGCCCTTGACGTTGATGTCCGCCAGGATCATTTCATTGATGCCGTCGAAGTCCCATTCGTCGAAAGGTGTCATCTGGTAGACCCAGTTGACCTTGCCGGTGTCCACGTCGCGCGAGAAGATGCTCATCGACCATTTGTTGTCGCCGGGACGCTGCGAGGGGTTCCAGGTCGACGGGTTTCCGGTGCCGTAGTACACGGCATTGGTCGCCTTGTCGTAGCTGTACCAGCCCCAGGTGGTGCCGCCGCCGATCTTCCACTGGTCGCCCTTCCAGGTCTTCAGCGAAGAGTCCTTGCCCACCGGCGCGAGCTTGCCGTCGGTCCAGGTCATGGTCTTGGCCGGGTCCATCAGCATTTCTTCGTCGGGGCCCGTGCTGAAGCCCTTCCACGCCAGCTTGCCGTCCTTGATGTTGTAGGCGGCCAGGAAGCCGCGCACCCCGAACTCGCCGCCGCTGATGCCGGTGATGACCTTGTCCTTGAAGACGTGAGGGGCGTTGGTGTTGGTGGCGCCGACCTTCGGATCGCCGTTCTTCACCGTCCACGCCACCTTGCCGGTCTTCGCGTCGAGCGCCACCAGCGTGGTGTCCGCCTGTTGCAGGAAGACCTTGCCCTCGGCATAGGCGAGGCCCCGGTTCACGGTGTCGCAGCACATGACGGCAATGACCGACTGGTCCTGCTTGGGCTCGTACTTCCAGAGGATTTTCTGGGTTTCGACGTCGAGTGCGTACACCTTGTTGGGAAACGGCGAGTGCAGGTACATCGTGCCGTCGACCACCAGGGGCGAACCCTCGTGTCCGCGCAGCACGCCGGTGGAGAACGTCCACGCGACCTGCATCTTGCCCACGTTGCTCTTGGTGATCTGATTCAACTTGCTGTAGCGCTGGTTGAACATATCGCCCGCTTGCGTGGCCCAGTTCTTGGAGTTGGCGATGTTTTGCTCCACGTCGGCATTGGCTAGCGCCAAAGCCGGAAGAGCCAACACCGCGACGCCGACATGCCGTACGAGACGGCCGGCGATCTGCCTGGAAAACTTCATATATGTCTCCTCACATTTCAGTGGGTTTCGAACACGGATCTGGCAGCAGCCAGCGGATCTTTCGATCGCTTTGGCGAATGCTGCGGTCCGCAACATCCATGCCTGCCGTTTTCAGCCGTGCCGGGCCCACATCGCATCGCGCGCCGGTTGCGACGGCCACGGGCTTCACTCGCGGGGACGCTTGCGCTGCGTGGCAGCGCGCAGCTTGTGACGGCGGGCCGCAAGCCGCATCGGACCTAGGGAAATCCCGGGCCGTTCGGCACATTGCGCAGCGCAGCACAACACGCATACGCTTGCGTGCGCCTTGTGTGCGCATCCAAATTTGACGCAAAGTGTCTCGTGCGAAGTACGGGTGCCCGGCGCGGATGAGCAGCAGGGGGCCGCTTGCGCGCGCAAATGAACAGGGACGCATCACAGTGAAAACCCTTGCCGGACAGAGGCACAGAATTTGCGGCTTCGACAGCAAACTGCCAACACCACCGAAGCCCGGACAGCTCGACAAATCTCACTGATCTACATGCTGCGAACCATCGACTTAACCAAGCGCTATGGAACGCGCACGGCGCTGCGGTCGTTGTCGCTGCAATTGCCCGCAGGCCAGTTTGTGGCGCTGCTCGGCCCCAACGGCGCGGGCAAGTCGACCCTGTTCCAGGTGCTGACGGGCATGTTCGCAGCCGACGAAGGCGAGGTCGAGGTTGCCGGCCATTCGCTGCGCCGCTCGGCCACTGCTGCACTGCGGCACATCGGCGTGGTGTTCCAGCAGATGTCGCTCGACCTGGACCTGAGCATCAGGCGCAACCTGCTGTTCCAGGCCGACCTGCACGGCTTGCCGCGGCGGCTCGCGCAAGAGCGCATTGCATCGGCCTGCGATCGGCTGAACATCGATGCCGACCTCGACCGCAAGGTGCGCGAACTGTCGGGCGGCAACCGGCGCAAGGTCGAGCTCGCGCGCGCCGGGCTGCACCGGCCCGCCGTTCTGCTGATGGACGAAGCCACCGTGGGGCTCGACCCGAAATCGCGCCAGGACCTCCTGGCGGCCTTGCGCGCAGACGTGCGCGAACGCGGCGTGTGCGTACTGTGGGCAACGCATCGGGTCGAAGAGGCCGAGGAGGCCGACCGTGTGCTCGTGTTGCACAAGGGAGCGCTGCTGGCGGACGGCACGCCGGCCCAGGTAACCCAGCTGCTGGGCGGCACCACGCTGGAGGCGGGCTTCATCGCACGCACCGCCTGAACAAGAAGAAATTCGAGTCAAAGAAAAATGGAGACATCGCATGCCGCAACTTTCTTTCCTTCAGTGTCCCGGCGCGCTGCTTCGCGCGGCCGCTAGCGCACTCGCACTGGCCGCCGGCGGCGCCGCGCTGGCGCAGGGAACGGCCTACGTTTCGAGCGAGAAGGACAACGCGCTGACCATGATCGACCTGGCAACGCTGACCGTGAAGGGCACCATTGCCACCTGCAAGCGCGCGCGCCATATCCAGCTGACGCCCGAGCGCCAGATCATGGTGGCCTGCACCGACTCCAACCAGGCCGACCTGATCGACCCCGCCAGCGGCAAGTCG from Variovorax paradoxus includes these protein-coding regions:
- a CDS encoding AAA family ATPase, whose amino-acid sequence is MGSQEQLEDWRRLALRVESEVAKAVIGQAETIRLINVALFARGHVLLEGDVGVGKTTVLRAFSRAIGGDFERVEGTVDLMPGDLVYHTYVDAQGRPRIDPGPLLRHGERLVTFFFNEINRARPQVQSLLLRAMAERTVSAFDREYSFPHMTVFADRNKVEREETFELASAARDRFMFELNMPKPSDRAIRQSLVFDTAYHDTEALIDKVAPAILPWDRLNAIAAEVQRSVRASETIERYVLDVWEATEVPQKFGIRLDNVDMDRLILAGASPRGMSALLRAARTVAWLEGRSHLEPADLAAVLPSVLGHRVFFTPVYELRRAELSEALVTQIIDKIAAP
- a CDS encoding MxaL protein produces the protein MRPRLLPARWLSALRRFGGSTGNGPLLLALVLLALAVWPPRVQLQRPVFSWQVSFDITQSMNVEDVELNHVAASRLALARAAMRDVLGALPCGSRVGWSIFADYRSLVILAPVEVCSHYEELLASLERIDGRMRWANASNVSKGVTWAVRGARSVGPDTSFVFISDGQESPPLRVNETPPMTDIKPGDVKGWLIGVGGDVPVPIPKTGSTGEPAGYWRADEVVQGSAIGGTLNNEHLSELRQDHLRSLAELVGVNYRRLQTPDALRTAMLDRRYAQYLPADADLRWIPALLALLLLAWRFAPDFGWVRERQPMRREKKMAGSVQPRGLTRPA
- a CDS encoding calcium incorporation protein MxaA; the encoded protein is MNRRLAALLVLAIATGTASAATVEQPRAFGHVIGDVLTQRVLLEQAGRTLQPGALPSAARIDLWLERRPSRIETDAEGRRWLAIDYQVINAPRALTAVSLPALNIATTSGVPLALPAWPISIGPLTPLEVPGQGDLQPLRPDRAVAPLPTYALGQQLKFSVLALLAVLVAWLGWWAWRNRREAQQLPFANAWRELKRIGDPASPEAWRVLHRALNRSAGRVVHHASLPQLMAEAPYLRPLQPRLEEFYRESTRRFFFAESVAAATQPEGAYPLRPLCRALRDAEKRHRH
- the pqqE gene encoding pyrroloquinoline quinone biosynthesis protein PqqE, translating into MTPMTNAAPRPGPPLWLLAELTYRCPLHCVFCFNPVDFAKQEDELSTDDWLRVLREGRELGAVQCGLSGGEPLLRDDLEIIIAEAARLGYYTNLLTSGVGLTAQRAAALKAAGLDHVQLSFQDSTREMNDFLSHTKTFELKNRVAKIIKDQGWPMVLNVVIHRMNIDHIDRIIEMAHEMGAEYLELANTQYYSWAFVNRDQLLPTHEQLRHAEEVTDAWRKRLGERMRIFFVAPDYHEGKAKKCVNGWGSMFLTVAPDGTALPCHTAKMLPGLEFPNVKAHSVREIWFDSEGFNRYRGTGWMKEPCASCDQREQDLGGCRCQAYLLAQDAAAADPVCAKSPDHHRVVEAVERAAARDPAAPVEHPLVFRDPANSRRLSAALVTPDA
- a CDS encoding DUF58 domain-containing protein, with the translated sequence MDRVDEFHYQLPRRFGGWRPGAQRGLSQGSGQEFAAHRRLFDHPDPRRIDLRASVRDGRGDWLVRIHRLRVAIPVHVVVDVSASMHFGAERRKLDVVADLVEALGYSAFRAGDTVGLLAFDQREREDLFVPARHSRGNGSLMAKMLRECRATPGAAPSADSTAGGLRRATERLVGRGGLVFLASDFHWPVAALGELLPQFAPACIVPLVVWDPAETEPPDARALVALSDAETGSRRSLWMRDSLRTRWRNAVAARRAELTELFNAHGMPPFHLHGRFDAEALTRYFMETTA
- a CDS encoding MxaK protein, which produces MKRRTIHLVFGVLSLCCVGVVCERGLRLHRTAGLNAEIARIAAMPAGKDAAPAPLSAPRELQLAQALALSKAGAHDAALKGYAALIQSGERDPVARQALFNLGNMYLRQGMAQEAGALPLFELGKQRLRDLLRAAPQDWDARYNLERALRLAPEDQEAFSAEQQPTHEQRRVRVPGFVAGDLP
- a CDS encoding vWA domain-containing protein, with the protein product MRFDLAQPWMLALLPLALLPLLRRRSDTLGFSYVAWLPSDRVGRLVGFMWRAFAVGAMAFTVLGLAGPGQSGAVVERAGRGAEVLILMDRSSSMDATVHTNGLQTAGRMSQEPKAKVVRDLLSEFVAKRPDNRFAFMTFSTVPVAVVPFTQKTDTVQAALAATAIGRGLPETRMGVALLAAIEEFEGRSYSGSRVILIVSDGGAQLDEATRERIHAGLAREKIGLYWIYVRSGPNSPNLNTETVSAYGLGEELALHQFFKTLATPYRLYQVDDSNAMAAAMAEIDRQQNFPLTIHERVPRRDHGAAFYLAAMLCCAGLLACRSVQLQSWRKST